CAAAAACAGCGTAGTTCTTTTTGAGTAAATGGCCGGTGAGCATTATTCCTGCACCTGCACCAAATCCGATAAGAGTTCTTGCAGTCTCTCCAATCCAATTCTTGTCAATAGCATATTTTACAAAATAACCAATACCAAGAACCAGAGTGAAAATTCCGAGAATCGTCAGGATATTTTGTTTAAAAAAATCAAAAACAGGAGCAGTCCAGTCTTTTCTCGGAAGGGAAGGAGTTTCTTCTGTTTTAATTTCTTGTAATTCCGTATTTTTGGGCGTTTCATATTCCCTGACCTGAGGAGTTTCGGTCGTGACATTCTGTTTCTGAGTATCAGCGGCTGGCTGGGATGGTTTACCAAGTCTGGAACTCAGCTCACGAACCTCATTCTCCAGTTTTTTAATTCTGGAACTCAGGCTGACAAAAATAGAAATGCCGGCGATAATGATTATAGTCAGGAGAACTGTTTCACTCATCGTTTAGTTTTTATCAGATATAAAGGTAATGTTTATGATCCTGATACCAAAAATTAATCCATCACTGTGGACGTGATGGATTAACCGTGTTGAGTAATTAAATTGTATGTTGATTAATTTGATACTTTATAGATATAAAAGTTGCCGACACTTGTTCCTAATACGTTGGCACTCACGAAACCTGATCCTGTAATGCCAAAGGAAACTCTATCGTTGGCTTGGAAGCTGTAAAGAGATGACACTTCGGCTTCAGAAATGGTCAAACTGAGTACAAGCGGAATAGTTATACCATTGAATGTACGGTTGTCTATAAGAGTGGCAACACCACTTCTTGTTCTCAGGATTCCAATTCCCGGACCTGTGGTGCCAAGGACTTCAGCCTGTACTCCAGCTCCGTAACGAAATGAAAATCCCACCTGATAAACCCCTGTTGAAGGAATGACATAGGAGTAATCCGTATCAGAGAATAAGGTACCGCTACCTATATTTCTTTCTGCAGCTAAGAAGTTGATTACCTTGAAATCTGTAGGGAAAATCTGTAAACTCAGAAGACTGAACCCTGTGGTTTTTTTTGCTGCAAATACAGTTGGGTTGGAAATAGAGTTAAAAAGGACTTGCGGGTCAACTTTGGATACCTGGGCACTTCCCTGGTTAAGAGCAAGAATGTCGTAGCCGGGTAGAGTAGCGGATGCGGGAATATCCCTTACTTTTACAGTTCCGTTAACATCTAATGTGGCAGAGGGAGTAGCTGTGTTTATCCCAACTTGGGAATATACGCTGATAGCAGTTAACGCTAAAGCTAAGCTGTAAATTTTAGTTTTCATGAGCAAATTTTTTTAATTAGTTTTCATTTTTACATAGAGTGAAAAATGCACTATGTTTTGTGATATATTTAAAGGTATGCTAAATATACTATTAATTTTTTAAACATATATTTATATATTGTTAAAATTTTACACATAAAATAGTTATTTATTTCTATTCAAAAATAAAAATCTCTGTATCTTAAGGATAATCAGAGGTTAGTTTATGATAACTGGAATAATGGAAAGTGGAGTAATTTCATTGTTTTGTGATAAAATAATGCGGATATAAGGACAATGACCTTGCTTTATAGATAGATAAAGGTGAAAAAATCATATGAAAATTCCCCAAAAATGATACTTCCGGGCCCGAATTGTGCCAAAATCAAAAAAAAACACTGCCGGAAGGCAGTGTTGATGGAGTAATTAAGGTGTATTTTTAGCTCTCTAAAAGGTATTCATTATAACTTCCAAGGAAATCAACTTGAGCGTTGATAGATTGAAGCTCCAGAAGAATATTCTCATGTAGAATACTGTTCCACCGGCCTTCTACATTAATAAAGAAAAAGTAATTACCGAGCCCTGTTTTTAACGTTCGGGATTCAATCTTGCTGAGGTTCATTTTTCGCCAGGCAAAAACAGAAAGAACCTGATGAAGTCCTCCCGGATGATCTTCAGGCAGATTGATCAGCATACCGGATTTCTCTCCAAGAATTTGTAATCTGTCATTTTGATAGTTGTTCTCTTGTTTGGAGATCACAATAAACCGGGTATGATTCTGTTCAAAATCCTGAATATTTCTGTTAATGATTTTCAGTCCGTATAAATTGGCTGCAAACTGATTGGCTACAGCTGCAATCCTTAGATCTTTATTTTCGGAAACATATTTTGCCGCCGCCGCTGTAGAAGAAAAATCCTGCCGCGTCACATCTTTATAATAGGTATCCAGAAAATGAAAGCTCTGGGCCAAAGCCTGTGGGTGGGAATGGATCTTTTCTAGATTCTCTATGCTGTTCTCCGGATGAATCATCAGGTGGTGGGC
This region of Chryseobacterium vaccae genomic DNA includes:
- the pheA gene encoding prephenate dehydratase; protein product: MKIAFLGPHASFTQLAATQLFPDEELLPQANILDCFRAVDQGEVSKAVVPLENSIEGTVSMTLDYLYKTPSIKIEAEAVMPIAHHLMIHPENSIENLEKIHSHPQALAQSFHFLDTYYKDVTRQDFSSTAAAAKYVSENKDLRIAAVANQFAANLYGLKIINRNIQDFEQNHTRFIVISKQENNYQNDRLQILGEKSGMLINLPEDHPGGLHQVLSVFAWRKMNLSKIESRTLKTGLGNYFFFINVEGRWNSILHENILLELQSINAQVDFLGSYNEYLLES